The following proteins come from a genomic window of Alnus glutinosa chromosome 10, dhAlnGlut1.1, whole genome shotgun sequence:
- the LOC133879892 gene encoding uncharacterized protein LOC133879892 isoform X4: MEIKGGLSAPVLQVLDKDNYMAWSVQVKTYLMAHDLWDTIEATTEPPKQEDGEAVFNAWSEKNSTALHMLKVSCGQYALAMIIEINSAKIAWNTLAVILQVLEKDNYVAWTVRVKTYLMAHDLWDVIEATTEAPSLEDDEAAFKAWSMKNSTALHVIQISCGPDTISKIIQISSAKIAWDTLAKKYVVPTDADSDIALDLIRKCPHLALAPSKAGQSPLYALADMPNAFPSRVELVFWKRWIYKYCIYIQPARATQEIRLNIQDVEKSRSNQIKIIGSGFKKGHGVNGHLNGADHPRSLERRQKVLALFHELVLNLLNFSGIKDLYGFKLVDAKSHELLVHMCKEVSISNTEERRKRKVYDAIFRSIEKGNFDFIFGLVKANPELVWSRRVDNTSIFSFAVLHRQARIFSLIYGLAIKKNMTTWVNEEGNIMLHMAGILTGASILLNRIPGAALQMQRELQWFKEVESIVVPRFKEYSNNNGLTPRELFTKNHIDLKKEGEKWMKGTATSCTVVGALIVTIMFAAAFTFPGGNNQDTGFPIFLDKRLFMYFIIFDALSLFSSTISVVMFLGILTSRYAEDDFLECLPRKMIIGLSTLFFSIAAMMIAFSTVLFIMLQEQYSWIIIPVICLASVPVALFVLMQFPLLVDMFMSTYVPCIFDKKMERWV, from the exons ATGGAAATAAAGGGTGGCTTGAGTGCACCTgttcttcaagttcttgacaAAGATAATTACATGGCTTGGAGTGTTCAAGTAAAAACCTATTTGATGGCTCATGATCTCTGGGATACAATTGAAGCAACCACTGAACCTCCTAAGCAAGAAGATGGTGAAGCGGTTTTCAACGCTTGGAGTGAGAAGAATTCCACGGCTTTACATATGCTCAAGGTTTCATGTGGACAGTACGCATTGGCTATGATTATAGAGATTAATTCTGCTAAAATTGCATGGAATACTTTGGCag TTATTCTTCAAGTTCTTGAGAAAGATAATTATGTGGCTTGGACAGTTCGGGTTAAAACCTATTTGATGGCCCACGATCTTTGGGATGTAATTGAAGCAACCACGGAAGCTCCAAGTCTTGAAGATGATGAGGCTGCTTTTAAGGCTTGGAGTATGAAGAATTCCACAGCCTTACATGTAATCCAAATTTCATGCGGACCGGACACAATTTCTAAGATTATACAGATTAGTTCTGCAAAAATCGCTTGGGATACATTGGCGAAAAAATATGTCGTGCCCACAGATGCTGACTCAG ATATTGCTTTGGATTTAATTCGGAAGTGTCCACATTTGGCTCTTGCTCCAAGCAAAGCCGGTCAGTCCCCTTTGTACGCTTTGGCCGATATGCCTAATGCATTCCCGAGTAGAGTTGAGCTCGTGTTTTGGAAACGATGGATCTACAAATACT GTATATACATTCAACCGGCTCGTGCCACTCAGGAAATTCGTTTGAACATTCAAGACGTAGAAAAAAGTCGAagcaatcaaataaaaatcatcggATCAG GTTTCAAGAAAGGGCATGGTGTAAATGGGCACTTGAATGGCGCTGATCATCCAAGGAGTTTAGAGCGCAGACAGAAAG TGCTAGCTCTATTCCACGAGCTAGTTTTGAATCTCCTTAACTTCTCAG GAATCAAGGATTTATATGGATTCAAATTAGTCGATGCCAAGTCCCACGAACTTCTAGTTCATATGTGCAAAGAAGTATCAATTTCAAATACAGAGGAAAGGAGGAAACGTAAAGTTTATGATGCCATCTTCCGTTCTATCGAGAaaggaaattttgattttatttttggtttggttAAAGCAAATCCAGAGCTTGTGTGGAGCCGTCGTGTTGACAACACATCTATATTTTCATTTGCTGTCCTACATCGTCAAGCAAGAATCTTTAGCCTTATATACGGGCTTGCTATCAAGAAAAATATGACAACTTGGGTTAATGAGGAAGGCAATATCATGTTACATATGGCAGGCATATTGACAGGAGCTTCGATTCTACTTAATCGAATCCCAGGGGCGGCTTTGCAGATGCAAAGAGAACTACAATGGTTTAAG GAGGTGGAAAGTATTGTCGTTCCCAGGTTTAAGGAATATTCGAACAATAATGGTTTGACTCCTAGGGAATTGTTTACGAAGAACCACATAGACttgaagaaagaaggagaaaaatggATGAAGGGCACAGCAACTTCTTGTACAGTGGTAGGCGCTCTCATTGTTACTATTATGTTTGCTGCAGCCTTTACTTTTCCAGGTGGTAACAATCAAGATACTGGCTTCCCTATATTCTTAGATAAAAGATTGTTCATGTACTTCATAATATTTGATGCCTTGTCGCTCTTTTCCTCCACCATTTCCGTCGTGATGTTTTTGGGAATCCTAACATCACGCTATGCAGAAGACGATTTCCTTGAATGCTTGccaagaaagatgatcataggACTTtccactcttttcttttccattgcaGCCATGATGATAGCCTTTTCTACTGTTCTTTTCATTATGCTACAGGAACAATATTCATGGATAATCATTCCTGTCATTTGTTTGGCTAGTGTACCTGTCGCCTTGTTCGTATTGATGCAATTTCCTCTTCTTGTTGACATGTTCATGTCAACATACGTACCTTGCATCTTTGATAAGAAAATGGAGAGGTGGGTATAA
- the LOC133879892 gene encoding uncharacterized protein LOC133879892 isoform X3, with protein sequence MEIKGGLSAPVLQVLDKDNYMAWSVQVKTYLMAHDLWDTIEATTEPPKQEDGEAVFNAWSEKNSTALHMLKVSCGQYALAMIIEINSAKIAWNTLAVILQVLEKDNYVAWTVRVKTYLMAHDLWDVIEATTEAPSLEDDEAAFKAWSMKNSTALHVIQISCGPDTISKIIQISSAKIAWDTLAKKYVVPTDADSGSGENGNVDYVQYEALREALKTGNWNAAEEFLERQPDARSAKITNLGETGLHLAVRAGHERIVEKLMDVMSEEDLVVKDTHGDTALVPAICAGNYRMTACMVGKNKNLVSIKSSDLDIPANQAIFIGHTELARYLYSLTPLEDLMQEKAGNGATLCTWAIYNRSLDIALDLIRKCPHLALAPSKAGQSPLYALADMPNAFPSRVELVFWKRWIYKYCIYIQPARATQEIRLNIQDVEKSRSNQIKIIGSGFKKGHGVNGHLNGADHPRSLERRQKVLALFHELVLNLLNFSGIKDLYGFKLVDAKSHELLVHMCKEVSISNTEERRKRKVYDAIFRSIEKGNFDFIFGLVKANPELVWSRRVDNTSIFSFAVLHRQARIFSLIYGLAIKKNMTTWVNEEGNIMLHMAGILTGASILLNRIPGAALQMQRELQWFKEVESIVVPRFKEYSNNNGLTPRELFTKNHIDLKKEGEKWMKGTATSCTVEQYSWIIIPVICLASVPVALFVLMQFPLLVDMFMSTYVPCIFDKKMERWV encoded by the exons ATGGAAATAAAGGGTGGCTTGAGTGCACCTgttcttcaagttcttgacaAAGATAATTACATGGCTTGGAGTGTTCAAGTAAAAACCTATTTGATGGCTCATGATCTCTGGGATACAATTGAAGCAACCACTGAACCTCCTAAGCAAGAAGATGGTGAAGCGGTTTTCAACGCTTGGAGTGAGAAGAATTCCACGGCTTTACATATGCTCAAGGTTTCATGTGGACAGTACGCATTGGCTATGATTATAGAGATTAATTCTGCTAAAATTGCATGGAATACTTTGGCag TTATTCTTCAAGTTCTTGAGAAAGATAATTATGTGGCTTGGACAGTTCGGGTTAAAACCTATTTGATGGCCCACGATCTTTGGGATGTAATTGAAGCAACCACGGAAGCTCCAAGTCTTGAAGATGATGAGGCTGCTTTTAAGGCTTGGAGTATGAAGAATTCCACAGCCTTACATGTAATCCAAATTTCATGCGGACCGGACACAATTTCTAAGATTATACAGATTAGTTCTGCAAAAATCGCTTGGGATACATTGGCGAAAAAATATGTCGTGCCCACAGATGCTGACTCAG GTAGCGGGGAAAATGGGAACGTTGACTATGTTCAGTATGAGGCCTTAAGAGAGGCTCTGAAAACTGGTAATTGGAATGCTGCAGAGGAGTTCCTTGAGCGCCAACCCGATGCAAGGAGTGCAAAAATCACAAATTTAGGCGAGACGGGTCTTCATCTTGCTGTTAGAGCTGGGCATGAGCGTATAGTGGAGAAGTTAATGGATGTAATGTCGGAGGAAGACTTGGTAGTAAAAGATACCCATGGTGACACAGCTCTGGTTCCTGCAATTTGTGCAGGAAATTATAGGATGACTGCATGCATGGTTGGAAAGAACAAAAACTTGGTCAGCATTAAAAGTTCAGATTTAGATATTCCAGCTAATCAGGCTATTTTCATTGGGCATACAGAGTTGGCCAGATATCTCTATTCTCTCACTCCACTGGAAGATCTAATGCAAGAAAAAGCCGGCAACGGCGCTACACTTTGTACCTGGGCTATATATAACCGAAGTTTAG ATATTGCTTTGGATTTAATTCGGAAGTGTCCACATTTGGCTCTTGCTCCAAGCAAAGCCGGTCAGTCCCCTTTGTACGCTTTGGCCGATATGCCTAATGCATTCCCGAGTAGAGTTGAGCTCGTGTTTTGGAAACGATGGATCTACAAATACT GTATATACATTCAACCGGCTCGTGCCACTCAGGAAATTCGTTTGAACATTCAAGACGTAGAAAAAAGTCGAagcaatcaaataaaaatcatcggATCAG GTTTCAAGAAAGGGCATGGTGTAAATGGGCACTTGAATGGCGCTGATCATCCAAGGAGTTTAGAGCGCAGACAGAAAG TGCTAGCTCTATTCCACGAGCTAGTTTTGAATCTCCTTAACTTCTCAG GAATCAAGGATTTATATGGATTCAAATTAGTCGATGCCAAGTCCCACGAACTTCTAGTTCATATGTGCAAAGAAGTATCAATTTCAAATACAGAGGAAAGGAGGAAACGTAAAGTTTATGATGCCATCTTCCGTTCTATCGAGAaaggaaattttgattttatttttggtttggttAAAGCAAATCCAGAGCTTGTGTGGAGCCGTCGTGTTGACAACACATCTATATTTTCATTTGCTGTCCTACATCGTCAAGCAAGAATCTTTAGCCTTATATACGGGCTTGCTATCAAGAAAAATATGACAACTTGGGTTAATGAGGAAGGCAATATCATGTTACATATGGCAGGCATATTGACAGGAGCTTCGATTCTACTTAATCGAATCCCAGGGGCGGCTTTGCAGATGCAAAGAGAACTACAATGGTTTAAG GAGGTGGAAAGTATTGTCGTTCCCAGGTTTAAGGAATATTCGAACAATAATGGTTTGACTCCTAGGGAATTGTTTACGAAGAACCACATAGACttgaagaaagaaggagaaaaatggATGAAGGGCACAGCAACTTCTTGTACAGTG GAACAATATTCATGGATAATCATTCCTGTCATTTGTTTGGCTAGTGTACCTGTCGCCTTGTTCGTATTGATGCAATTTCCTCTTCTTGTTGACATGTTCATGTCAACATACGTACCTTGCATCTTTGATAAGAAAATGGAGAGGTGGGTATAA
- the LOC133879892 gene encoding uncharacterized protein LOC133879892 isoform X2 — protein MEIKGGLSAPVLQVLDKDNYMAWSVQVKTYLMAHDLWDTIEATTEPPKQEDGEAVFNAWSEKNSTALHMLKVSCGQYALAMIIEINSAKIAWNTLAVILQVLEKDNYVAWTVRVKTYLMAHDLWDVIEATTEAPSLEDDEAAFKAWSMKNSTALHVIQISCGPDTISKIIQISSAKIAWDTLAKKYVVPTDADSGSGENGNVDYVQYEALREALKTGNWNAAEEFLERQPDARSAKITNLGETGLHLAVRAGHERIVEKLMDVMSEEDLVVKDTHGDTALVPAICAGNYRMTACMVGKNKNLVSIKSSDLDIPANQAIFIGHTELARYLYSLTPLEDLMQEKAGNGATLCTWAIYNRSLDIALDLIRKCPHLALAPSKAGQSPLYALADMPNAFPSRVELVFWKRWIYKYCIYIQPARATQEIRLNIQDVEKSRSNQIKIIGSVLALFHELVLNLLNFSGIKDLYGFKLVDAKSHELLVHMCKEVSISNTEERRKRKVYDAIFRSIEKGNFDFIFGLVKANPELVWSRRVDNTSIFSFAVLHRQARIFSLIYGLAIKKNMTTWVNEEGNIMLHMAGILTGASILLNRIPGAALQMQRELQWFKEVESIVVPRFKEYSNNNGLTPRELFTKNHIDLKKEGEKWMKGTATSCTVVGALIVTIMFAAAFTFPGGNNQDTGFPIFLDKRLFMYFIIFDALSLFSSTISVVMFLGILTSRYAEDDFLECLPRKMIIGLSTLFFSIAAMMIAFSTVLFIMLQEQYSWIIIPVICLASVPVALFVLMQFPLLVDMFMSTYVPCIFDKKMERWV, from the exons ATGGAAATAAAGGGTGGCTTGAGTGCACCTgttcttcaagttcttgacaAAGATAATTACATGGCTTGGAGTGTTCAAGTAAAAACCTATTTGATGGCTCATGATCTCTGGGATACAATTGAAGCAACCACTGAACCTCCTAAGCAAGAAGATGGTGAAGCGGTTTTCAACGCTTGGAGTGAGAAGAATTCCACGGCTTTACATATGCTCAAGGTTTCATGTGGACAGTACGCATTGGCTATGATTATAGAGATTAATTCTGCTAAAATTGCATGGAATACTTTGGCag TTATTCTTCAAGTTCTTGAGAAAGATAATTATGTGGCTTGGACAGTTCGGGTTAAAACCTATTTGATGGCCCACGATCTTTGGGATGTAATTGAAGCAACCACGGAAGCTCCAAGTCTTGAAGATGATGAGGCTGCTTTTAAGGCTTGGAGTATGAAGAATTCCACAGCCTTACATGTAATCCAAATTTCATGCGGACCGGACACAATTTCTAAGATTATACAGATTAGTTCTGCAAAAATCGCTTGGGATACATTGGCGAAAAAATATGTCGTGCCCACAGATGCTGACTCAG GTAGCGGGGAAAATGGGAACGTTGACTATGTTCAGTATGAGGCCTTAAGAGAGGCTCTGAAAACTGGTAATTGGAATGCTGCAGAGGAGTTCCTTGAGCGCCAACCCGATGCAAGGAGTGCAAAAATCACAAATTTAGGCGAGACGGGTCTTCATCTTGCTGTTAGAGCTGGGCATGAGCGTATAGTGGAGAAGTTAATGGATGTAATGTCGGAGGAAGACTTGGTAGTAAAAGATACCCATGGTGACACAGCTCTGGTTCCTGCAATTTGTGCAGGAAATTATAGGATGACTGCATGCATGGTTGGAAAGAACAAAAACTTGGTCAGCATTAAAAGTTCAGATTTAGATATTCCAGCTAATCAGGCTATTTTCATTGGGCATACAGAGTTGGCCAGATATCTCTATTCTCTCACTCCACTGGAAGATCTAATGCAAGAAAAAGCCGGCAACGGCGCTACACTTTGTACCTGGGCTATATATAACCGAAGTTTAG ATATTGCTTTGGATTTAATTCGGAAGTGTCCACATTTGGCTCTTGCTCCAAGCAAAGCCGGTCAGTCCCCTTTGTACGCTTTGGCCGATATGCCTAATGCATTCCCGAGTAGAGTTGAGCTCGTGTTTTGGAAACGATGGATCTACAAATACT GTATATACATTCAACCGGCTCGTGCCACTCAGGAAATTCGTTTGAACATTCAAGACGTAGAAAAAAGTCGAagcaatcaaataaaaatcatcggATCAG TGCTAGCTCTATTCCACGAGCTAGTTTTGAATCTCCTTAACTTCTCAG GAATCAAGGATTTATATGGATTCAAATTAGTCGATGCCAAGTCCCACGAACTTCTAGTTCATATGTGCAAAGAAGTATCAATTTCAAATACAGAGGAAAGGAGGAAACGTAAAGTTTATGATGCCATCTTCCGTTCTATCGAGAaaggaaattttgattttatttttggtttggttAAAGCAAATCCAGAGCTTGTGTGGAGCCGTCGTGTTGACAACACATCTATATTTTCATTTGCTGTCCTACATCGTCAAGCAAGAATCTTTAGCCTTATATACGGGCTTGCTATCAAGAAAAATATGACAACTTGGGTTAATGAGGAAGGCAATATCATGTTACATATGGCAGGCATATTGACAGGAGCTTCGATTCTACTTAATCGAATCCCAGGGGCGGCTTTGCAGATGCAAAGAGAACTACAATGGTTTAAG GAGGTGGAAAGTATTGTCGTTCCCAGGTTTAAGGAATATTCGAACAATAATGGTTTGACTCCTAGGGAATTGTTTACGAAGAACCACATAGACttgaagaaagaaggagaaaaatggATGAAGGGCACAGCAACTTCTTGTACAGTGGTAGGCGCTCTCATTGTTACTATTATGTTTGCTGCAGCCTTTACTTTTCCAGGTGGTAACAATCAAGATACTGGCTTCCCTATATTCTTAGATAAAAGATTGTTCATGTACTTCATAATATTTGATGCCTTGTCGCTCTTTTCCTCCACCATTTCCGTCGTGATGTTTTTGGGAATCCTAACATCACGCTATGCAGAAGACGATTTCCTTGAATGCTTGccaagaaagatgatcataggACTTtccactcttttcttttccattgcaGCCATGATGATAGCCTTTTCTACTGTTCTTTTCATTATGCTACAGGAACAATATTCATGGATAATCATTCCTGTCATTTGTTTGGCTAGTGTACCTGTCGCCTTGTTCGTATTGATGCAATTTCCTCTTCTTGTTGACATGTTCATGTCAACATACGTACCTTGCATCTTTGATAAGAAAATGGAGAGGTGGGTATAA
- the LOC133879892 gene encoding uncharacterized protein LOC133879892 isoform X1 translates to MEIKGGLSAPVLQVLDKDNYMAWSVQVKTYLMAHDLWDTIEATTEPPKQEDGEAVFNAWSEKNSTALHMLKVSCGQYALAMIIEINSAKIAWNTLAVILQVLEKDNYVAWTVRVKTYLMAHDLWDVIEATTEAPSLEDDEAAFKAWSMKNSTALHVIQISCGPDTISKIIQISSAKIAWDTLAKKYVVPTDADSGSGENGNVDYVQYEALREALKTGNWNAAEEFLERQPDARSAKITNLGETGLHLAVRAGHERIVEKLMDVMSEEDLVVKDTHGDTALVPAICAGNYRMTACMVGKNKNLVSIKSSDLDIPANQAIFIGHTELARYLYSLTPLEDLMQEKAGNGATLCTWAIYNRSLDIALDLIRKCPHLALAPSKAGQSPLYALADMPNAFPSRVELVFWKRWIYKYCIYIQPARATQEIRLNIQDVEKSRSNQIKIIGSGFKKGHGVNGHLNGADHPRSLERRQKVLALFHELVLNLLNFSGIKDLYGFKLVDAKSHELLVHMCKEVSISNTEERRKRKVYDAIFRSIEKGNFDFIFGLVKANPELVWSRRVDNTSIFSFAVLHRQARIFSLIYGLAIKKNMTTWVNEEGNIMLHMAGILTGASILLNRIPGAALQMQRELQWFKEVESIVVPRFKEYSNNNGLTPRELFTKNHIDLKKEGEKWMKGTATSCTVVGALIVTIMFAAAFTFPGGNNQDTGFPIFLDKRLFMYFIIFDALSLFSSTISVVMFLGILTSRYAEDDFLECLPRKMIIGLSTLFFSIAAMMIAFSTVLFIMLQEQYSWIIIPVICLASVPVALFVLMQFPLLVDMFMSTYVPCIFDKKMERWV, encoded by the exons ATGGAAATAAAGGGTGGCTTGAGTGCACCTgttcttcaagttcttgacaAAGATAATTACATGGCTTGGAGTGTTCAAGTAAAAACCTATTTGATGGCTCATGATCTCTGGGATACAATTGAAGCAACCACTGAACCTCCTAAGCAAGAAGATGGTGAAGCGGTTTTCAACGCTTGGAGTGAGAAGAATTCCACGGCTTTACATATGCTCAAGGTTTCATGTGGACAGTACGCATTGGCTATGATTATAGAGATTAATTCTGCTAAAATTGCATGGAATACTTTGGCag TTATTCTTCAAGTTCTTGAGAAAGATAATTATGTGGCTTGGACAGTTCGGGTTAAAACCTATTTGATGGCCCACGATCTTTGGGATGTAATTGAAGCAACCACGGAAGCTCCAAGTCTTGAAGATGATGAGGCTGCTTTTAAGGCTTGGAGTATGAAGAATTCCACAGCCTTACATGTAATCCAAATTTCATGCGGACCGGACACAATTTCTAAGATTATACAGATTAGTTCTGCAAAAATCGCTTGGGATACATTGGCGAAAAAATATGTCGTGCCCACAGATGCTGACTCAG GTAGCGGGGAAAATGGGAACGTTGACTATGTTCAGTATGAGGCCTTAAGAGAGGCTCTGAAAACTGGTAATTGGAATGCTGCAGAGGAGTTCCTTGAGCGCCAACCCGATGCAAGGAGTGCAAAAATCACAAATTTAGGCGAGACGGGTCTTCATCTTGCTGTTAGAGCTGGGCATGAGCGTATAGTGGAGAAGTTAATGGATGTAATGTCGGAGGAAGACTTGGTAGTAAAAGATACCCATGGTGACACAGCTCTGGTTCCTGCAATTTGTGCAGGAAATTATAGGATGACTGCATGCATGGTTGGAAAGAACAAAAACTTGGTCAGCATTAAAAGTTCAGATTTAGATATTCCAGCTAATCAGGCTATTTTCATTGGGCATACAGAGTTGGCCAGATATCTCTATTCTCTCACTCCACTGGAAGATCTAATGCAAGAAAAAGCCGGCAACGGCGCTACACTTTGTACCTGGGCTATATATAACCGAAGTTTAG ATATTGCTTTGGATTTAATTCGGAAGTGTCCACATTTGGCTCTTGCTCCAAGCAAAGCCGGTCAGTCCCCTTTGTACGCTTTGGCCGATATGCCTAATGCATTCCCGAGTAGAGTTGAGCTCGTGTTTTGGAAACGATGGATCTACAAATACT GTATATACATTCAACCGGCTCGTGCCACTCAGGAAATTCGTTTGAACATTCAAGACGTAGAAAAAAGTCGAagcaatcaaataaaaatcatcggATCAG GTTTCAAGAAAGGGCATGGTGTAAATGGGCACTTGAATGGCGCTGATCATCCAAGGAGTTTAGAGCGCAGACAGAAAG TGCTAGCTCTATTCCACGAGCTAGTTTTGAATCTCCTTAACTTCTCAG GAATCAAGGATTTATATGGATTCAAATTAGTCGATGCCAAGTCCCACGAACTTCTAGTTCATATGTGCAAAGAAGTATCAATTTCAAATACAGAGGAAAGGAGGAAACGTAAAGTTTATGATGCCATCTTCCGTTCTATCGAGAaaggaaattttgattttatttttggtttggttAAAGCAAATCCAGAGCTTGTGTGGAGCCGTCGTGTTGACAACACATCTATATTTTCATTTGCTGTCCTACATCGTCAAGCAAGAATCTTTAGCCTTATATACGGGCTTGCTATCAAGAAAAATATGACAACTTGGGTTAATGAGGAAGGCAATATCATGTTACATATGGCAGGCATATTGACAGGAGCTTCGATTCTACTTAATCGAATCCCAGGGGCGGCTTTGCAGATGCAAAGAGAACTACAATGGTTTAAG GAGGTGGAAAGTATTGTCGTTCCCAGGTTTAAGGAATATTCGAACAATAATGGTTTGACTCCTAGGGAATTGTTTACGAAGAACCACATAGACttgaagaaagaaggagaaaaatggATGAAGGGCACAGCAACTTCTTGTACAGTGGTAGGCGCTCTCATTGTTACTATTATGTTTGCTGCAGCCTTTACTTTTCCAGGTGGTAACAATCAAGATACTGGCTTCCCTATATTCTTAGATAAAAGATTGTTCATGTACTTCATAATATTTGATGCCTTGTCGCTCTTTTCCTCCACCATTTCCGTCGTGATGTTTTTGGGAATCCTAACATCACGCTATGCAGAAGACGATTTCCTTGAATGCTTGccaagaaagatgatcataggACTTtccactcttttcttttccattgcaGCCATGATGATAGCCTTTTCTACTGTTCTTTTCATTATGCTACAGGAACAATATTCATGGATAATCATTCCTGTCATTTGTTTGGCTAGTGTACCTGTCGCCTTGTTCGTATTGATGCAATTTCCTCTTCTTGTTGACATGTTCATGTCAACATACGTACCTTGCATCTTTGATAAGAAAATGGAGAGGTGGGTATAA